The Athalia rosae chromosome 7, iyAthRosa1.1, whole genome shotgun sequence genome window below encodes:
- the LOC105684726 gene encoding probable phospholipid hydroperoxide glutathione peroxidase, with product MTSTGENPDYKSAKSVYDFTANNIKGAGIPLSKYAGHVLLIVNVASKCGLTATNYKELNELYDQYHYSKGLEILAFPCNQFNGQEPGGSDEICSFADRQKVKFDLFEKIDVNGENTHPLWKYLKHKQGGLLGSFIKWNFTKFIVDKNGQVVERHGPNVDPSKLTSHLEKYF from the exons ATGACTAGCACCGGAGAAAACCCAGATTACAAATCGGCCAAGTCGGTCTACGATTTTACCGCAAATAATATAAAAGGAGCAGGAATCCCGTTATCAAA GTATGCTGGTCATGTGCTTCTCATAGTAAATGTTGCTTCGAAGTGTGGACTGACAGCTACAAACTACAAGGAACTCAATGAGCTCTATGACCAATACCATTACTCGAAGG GGCTTGAAATTCTGGCTTTTCCCTGCAACCAATTCAACGGACAAGAACCTGGTGGTAGCGATGAAATCTGCAGCTTTGCTGACAGGCAAAAA GTTAAATTTgacttgtttgaaaaaattgacgtaaaTGGTGAAAATACCCATCCACTTTGGAAGTATCTGAAGCACAAGCAAGGTGGACTTCTGGGCAGTTTCATTAAATGGAATTTCACAAAGTTCATTGTCGATAAAAATGGACAGGTTGTCGAAAGACATGGACCAAATGTAGATCCCAGTAAGTTGACATCGCACCTCGAGAAATACTTCTAG